The genome window GCATGTAGTAGATAAATATTCTTAAAACCGAATTAAGAAATTATATATTGTTCAAGCCATTATTCTGGATGtgtatttttatattataaaaatacaaTATAGATTATTCTAGAACTCTAGCAATTATGTTCGTCTCAGAGTTTACGTCAAGTATTAACGTAAAATGCGTAAAGAAATATTAAAAGGCAAATTTAGTCATTATAGAGTTGTAGGTTTGGTCAACCGTTAGATATTTAATTAGTCAAGAGGAAAAAAATGTACGTTATTCAAATTTTAGGAAGTTTAAATATTAAACAGGGGTCATGGGAACATTATTTTCACCCATTAATTAAATATTACTGTTACAGACGCGAGTCATAACTCATAACCTTTCTCTAAGATGTTCAGTTTTATGTTATCGCATTAATTAGCGAGAATTTAACTTATGAGTTATTACACATCTTCAGCTATCTCTAGTATTTAAACTCCTGGGACTTTGTACAATTCTATCTTGCAAAACCATCTTATCTCTTCCACAGAATTACAGACACGAAGAATGAAAAGTAAGGGATTCCTAAACCTTTTTTTCCTTAAACTAATGATGCTTACGTCTACAAAGAAATTGTAGTACTTGATTATTGTAAGTCTCTTTGTTTTTGGTTTTCTAAACCATATAGCAGTGAGTTCCTCATatttctctaaaattgattttttaaaatagtgaaaaatctagattttttttTACTCGTGTTTCAGATTGGTAGTTAATTTGCCATGACAGTGTCCTATTTGTCATATTATTTTAGAACACAAAAGTGTCATGTGTGTTTGTACACTGAATAGAAAACACGTAGAAATACAACCTATATGTTCGGCCGAACTCAATTGTTTTTATTCAAACTTCATATTTGTctaaaaaaattcattaaatatgtacaaattattaatttacaaCTCAATAACTTAAAAGAATTAGAATCCCAAACTTATCAGCTTCAAATTCGAGCATCGTCTCTCCTAGAGAGCAATTTTCATATTGTAGCacataatttatattattttacatgttactAATCTCATTATTTTTAAAGCTTCGAAAATAAAAACTTATGATGGATGTTATTTGCGTGCAGTGACACCACATTCAAAGGCATTCATTATTCTCATTGTTGTGGGGGTATTTGTACGTGACACTTCAGCTAGGAAGCTCCTGGGAGATGCAGTAGCTACAATCTTTGACTACAAGATCCCTGCAGCAGATGGCTTCGGACTAGGTGCCCAAATTGTAGGAGGGTctggtggaggaggaggaggcGGTGGCGGTGGAGGAGGTGGAGCTTTTACTAGTGgatttggttcaggatttggattTGGCTTCGGTAGCGGTCAGGGATCAGGTTTAGATGGTACCGGCGGAGGCGGCGGCGGTGGTGGCGGAGGCGGAGAGAATGGTGGTAGCGGTTATGGCTTTGGAATAGGAGAAGGTTTCGGTGGAGGCGGTATCTGATCCAATAAATTTGCCGCATTGAAGAATAATTGGAAgtgaaaaaaaaaccaaaaaaaaaataacaatttGAAGTTGGCCGAAGCTTTAATTTTATGTTTTAAGCTTAGTATGTGAGAATATTCACCATTTGAAGCTAGCCAATGTCCCATCTGATTGTAGAAAGTGAAGATTGAAGAATAAAGGCATGTTTATGCTGACAATTCATGAACTTGTTTGTTTTAATTGATCGTTGTTTCCTTCCTGTAATTCACTTTGAACAATTTGCTCAATGAAAAAAAGAAATCAAAATGACAGATTATGcgcacatgaaaatataaaagAAACGAGGAAGAATCTATCAAATTTTCAATGTCAATTTGAACATCAATTTTTTATCTTTTGAAATAAATTACTCCACTTATGTTAAAATTGCATGCATAAAGTGTAATCACAATTTTTTATAGTTAAAATGAAAAAGAATCTTAGTCATAATTTGTTTAAATCTTCAAATAGTAATATTGTTTAACAAAGaggaaacaaaaaataaaaaggagtACTAATTAAGGGAGAGTAATTTATTTTTAAACCCCACTAtctcatatttttctttaaaatgtttACTTATCTATACTaattttgaaacttatttactcCCACTATTaaggttttaacttaattacaactTCGTATATAAATTatcaattttatatatttttagtattaATTAAGTGTTCCCTAATTAATTCTTGCTTACAATCCCCAGGTATCTTCTAAAAAATCGAATCAGTCGAATTTTCAAGTTAATCCAATAGTAGTCATTGTTGGATGATAAAGGAGGGAGTCTAACTGAAACATTTAGCAATAATTGGGTCTAAGAAGAAACTAAATTCCCAGAAAAGTTTTCGTTTTGCTTCTCCGGTTAAAGAAATGCCAGTTTCAGATCTTTGTGCGAAGCTTAAAAAAATTCTTGAACAACAACGTGCCAGTAATTAGATGAATCTGTTAGGTTAGGTATTTTGAAACAGTAAAAAAATGACATATATTAAAAATTAATCTCCATTGACAGCCATTATAATGCTTTGAAACTTTGAattcaaaaatcaaattttgtgaaattgttatttgtttgaattgggtATTGTTGCAAATGAATGAAAATATCTTTtaaagtttatatctcaattttgagagatTTTGGTGAAGATTCGAGATGGTTTAGGTtagaatttcagattgaaactcgaaaaagtcataaataaattatatatattttgtatatagggTGTAGAAAAGGCGTACACAAAATACAATTAACATAATTGTATAtaagttgtatataaattatatgtaaattatagtttttgactgaattctataaaaaaaaaaagaattgtatttaagttgtagataaattgtagattttgaccggattgtatatattttgtaaaaagaaCTTAAGCTACTTTCTGCAAATAGAAAAACTTAAATAAGGTgggtaaataagtttaaattttcGTATATATACGAAAAAATTCCTTTTCGACAAAGAATACGTTTAATCTCAACTAAATCTTGCATTTCCTAGTTTTCATGACCCGAGGCCCCAGCCCATTAAAAATTGAACTCAACGCATTGACAACGAGAAACATGGCGTATATGTTACTCCTGATTCCTAGTTTTCATATCC of Nicotiana tomentosiformis chromosome 7, ASM39032v3, whole genome shotgun sequence contains these proteins:
- the LOC104110262 gene encoding putative glycine-rich cell wall structural protein 1, coding for MKMTPHSKAFIILIVVGVFVRDTSARKLLGDAVATIFDYKIPAADGFGLGAQIVGGSGGGGGGGGGGGGGAFTSGFGSGFGFGFGSGQGSGLDGTGGGGGGGGGGGENGGSGYGFGIGEGFGGGGI